A genomic segment from Malus domestica chromosome 05, GDT2T_hap1 encodes:
- the LOC103425121 gene encoding heavy metal-associated isoprenylated plant protein 8 translates to MHCEGCAIDVKKYLEKIKGVGSVEANMESSRVRVRGIVEAAKLVEYIKKELGKHAEIVKQEQGEEKGQGRDKADNKGQGKDKASNNKQRPEGGGECVFQYPPQYSTQHIYPCQTFSDENPLACSTM, encoded by the exons ATGCATTGCGAAGGCTGTGCAATTGACGTTAAGAAATACTTggagaaaataaaag GTGTTGGAAGTGTAGAAGCAAATATGGAGAGCTCAAGGGTGAGAGTGAGGGGAATAGTTGAAGCAGCAAAGCTGGTGGAGTACATAAAGAAGGAATTAGGGAAGCATGCTGAGATAGTGAAGCAAGAACAAGGTGAGGAGAAAGGGCAAGGAAGGGACAAGGCAGATAACAAGGGCCAAGGGAAGGACAAGGCCAGTAATAACAAGCAGCGCccggaaggaggaggagaatgcGTTTTCCAATATCCACCACAGTATTCAACCCAGCACATTTACCCTTGTCAAACATTTAGTGATGAAAACCCCCTTGCCTGTTCCACAATGTAA